A genome region from Ralstonia solanacearum K60 includes the following:
- a CDS encoding tripartite tricarboxylate transporter substrate binding protein, whose product MRADARTSLTDPYDMARAGRRRALAVLSAMPVLLKAWPARGELLGYPSHAMRLVVPAAEGSAFDALARALAAQLAGQLGMAASVEDRPAANGMAAGELVARASSDGHTWLLQQTTFVAQPALEPAPYDPLRDFQPVAMVATLPLFLAVDARLPVASIGELVAQARGQSASVNCGSEAVGTWSHLVAEQFVRDYAIHAPHVAVKGEGVLIQQVLAGRMTACFATYPGLAAGVNVGQLRLLGVTGSVRSLFAPAVPTLREAGVAGFDHSAWVGVFAPARTPRPLSLRVAAELKRVLASGDVRATMLAGGYQPEWEPAESFAAAVRRDAVHWQSLIREADLQLDERG is encoded by the coding sequence ATGCGTGCCGATGCCCGCACCTCGTTGACCGATCCGTACGACATGGCCCGCGCGGGGCGCCGCCGTGCACTGGCCGTGCTGAGTGCGATGCCCGTGTTGCTGAAGGCATGGCCGGCCCGAGGCGAGCTGCTGGGCTATCCGTCGCACGCCATGCGCCTGGTGGTGCCGGCGGCCGAGGGCAGCGCGTTCGATGCACTGGCCCGCGCGCTCGCTGCGCAGCTCGCCGGGCAACTCGGCATGGCCGCCAGTGTCGAGGACCGTCCGGCCGCCAACGGCATGGCGGCCGGCGAACTGGTGGCGCGCGCGTCGTCCGACGGGCACACGTGGCTGCTGCAGCAGACCACCTTCGTCGCCCAGCCCGCACTCGAACCCGCCCCCTACGATCCGCTGCGCGATTTCCAGCCGGTGGCCATGGTGGCCACGCTGCCGCTGTTCCTGGCCGTCGACGCGCGCCTGCCGGTCGCCTCGATCGGCGAGCTGGTCGCGCAGGCGCGGGGACAGTCGGCGTCGGTCAACTGCGGGTCCGAGGCCGTCGGCACTTGGTCGCATCTTGTGGCCGAGCAATTCGTCCGGGATTACGCGATCCACGCGCCGCACGTGGCCGTCAAAGGCGAAGGTGTCCTGATCCAACAGGTGCTGGCCGGGCGCATGACGGCCTGCTTTGCCACCTATCCCGGCCTGGCCGCCGGTGTGAACGTCGGTCAATTGCGGTTGCTGGGCGTGACGGGTTCGGTGCGCTCGCTGTTTGCGCCCGCCGTGCCGACGCTGCGCGAGGCGGGCGTGGCGGGGTTCGACCACAGCGCCTGGGTCGGCGTGTTCGCGCCGGCGCGTACGCCACGGCCGCTGTCGCTGCGCGTCGCCGCCGAGCTCAAGCGCGTGCTCGCCTCGGGCGATGTGCGTGCCACCATGCTGGCCGGCGGCTATCAGCCGGAGTGGGAGCCGGCCGAGTCCTTTGCCGCGGCCGTGCGACGTGATGCTGTGCACTGGCAGTCGTTGATCCGCGAGGCCGATCTGCAGCTCGACGAGCGCGGCTAG
- a CDS encoding ABC transporter ATP-binding protein: MSSQSSTAVVELDQVDFAYQPGARRILSGLCMRVPKGSVVAVMGGSGCGKTTVLRLIGGQVAAAAGAVRVHGADIGAMDKPALYAARRQMGMLFQFGALFSDMSVFDNVAFPLREHTELPEPLIRDLVLMKLNAVGLRGARDLMPSQISGGMARRVALARAIALDPSLILYDEPFAGLDPISLGLTASLIRSLNDALGATSIIVSHDVQETFQIADYVYFVANGGIAAEGTPAELSASTDPFVRQFVRGEPDGPVPFHYPGASLAEDFGVAGQRGGEAR, from the coding sequence GTGTCGTCCCAGTCCTCTACCGCCGTTGTCGAACTCGATCAGGTCGATTTCGCCTACCAGCCGGGCGCGCGACGCATCCTGTCCGGACTGTGCATGCGCGTGCCCAAGGGCAGCGTGGTCGCTGTCATGGGCGGTTCCGGCTGCGGCAAGACTACTGTGCTGCGCCTGATCGGCGGGCAGGTCGCCGCGGCCGCCGGCGCCGTGCGTGTGCATGGCGCTGATATCGGCGCCATGGACAAGCCCGCGCTCTATGCCGCGCGCCGCCAGATGGGCATGCTGTTCCAGTTCGGCGCGCTGTTCTCCGACATGTCCGTGTTCGACAACGTGGCCTTCCCGCTGCGCGAGCACACCGAGCTGCCCGAGCCGCTGATCCGCGACCTGGTGCTGATGAAGCTCAACGCCGTCGGCCTGCGCGGCGCGCGCGACCTGATGCCGTCGCAGATCTCGGGCGGCATGGCACGCCGCGTGGCGCTGGCCCGCGCGATTGCGCTGGACCCGTCGCTGATCCTCTACGACGAGCCGTTCGCCGGGCTGGACCCGATCTCGCTGGGCCTGACGGCCTCGCTGATCCGCAGCCTGAACGACGCCCTGGGCGCGACCAGTATCATCGTCTCGCACGATGTGCAGGAGACCTTCCAGATCGCCGACTACGTCTACTTTGTCGCCAACGGTGGCATCGCGGCCGAGGGGACGCCGGCCGAACTGTCGGCCTCGACCGATCCGTTCGTGCGCCAGTTCGTGCGCGGAGAGCCCGACGGCCCCGTGCCGTTCCACTATCCCGGTGCGTCCCTGGCCGAAGATTTCGGCGTGGCCGGCCAGCGTGGCGGGGAGGCGCGATGA
- the mlaE gene encoding lipid asymmetry maintenance ABC transporter permease subunit MlaE, translating to MISSIGFLVRVLISRLGYAARMLMALLGAWRDVLRRPRLLIEQLRFIGNDSFIIIAVSGLFVGFVLGLQGYYTLNRYGSEQALGLLVALSLVRELGPVVTALLFAGRAGTSLTAEIGLMKANEELIAMEMMAVDPLARVLAPRFWGGFIAMPLLAAIFSAVGIVGGYFVGVGLIGVDAGAFWSQMQAGVDVVDDVINGVIKSVVFGVAVTFVALYQGYEAKATPEGVSRATTRTVVIASLAVLALDFVLTALMFS from the coding sequence ATGATTTCGTCGATCGGCTTCCTGGTTCGCGTGCTGATCAGCCGCCTCGGCTACGCGGCGCGCATGCTGATGGCGCTGCTCGGCGCCTGGCGCGATGTGCTGCGCCGCCCGCGCCTGCTGATCGAGCAGTTGCGCTTCATCGGCAACGACTCGTTCATCATCATTGCGGTGTCGGGCCTGTTCGTCGGCTTTGTGCTGGGCCTGCAGGGCTACTACACGCTCAACCGCTACGGCTCGGAGCAGGCGCTGGGACTGCTGGTGGCGCTGTCGCTGGTGCGCGAACTGGGGCCGGTGGTGACGGCGCTGCTGTTCGCCGGCCGCGCCGGCACCTCGCTGACCGCCGAGATCGGCCTGATGAAGGCCAACGAAGAACTGATCGCCATGGAAATGATGGCGGTCGATCCGCTCGCCCGCGTGCTGGCGCCGCGCTTCTGGGGCGGTTTCATCGCCATGCCCCTGCTGGCCGCCATCTTCAGCGCGGTGGGCATCGTGGGTGGATACTTCGTCGGGGTGGGCCTGATCGGTGTGGATGCCGGCGCATTCTGGTCGCAGATGCAGGCCGGCGTGGATGTGGTGGACGACGTGATCAACGGCGTCATCAAGAGTGTGGTGTTCGGCGTGGCGGTCACCTTCGTCGCGCTGTACCAGGGCTACGAGGCCAAAGCCACGCCCGAGGGCGTGTCGCGTGCGACCACCCGTACCGTGGTGATCGCGTCGCTGGCCGTGCTGGCGTTGGACTTCGTGCTGACCGCGCTGATGTTCAGCTGA
- the mlaD gene encoding outer membrane lipid asymmetry maintenance protein MlaD, whose amino-acid sequence MRKSLLDFWVGLFVLVGIIALLFLALKAGNMSSFSFAKTYQVRAAFDNIGGLKVRAPVKSAGVVVGRVSQILFDDKSYQATVVLDMDQRYQFPKDTSAKILTSGLLGEQYVGLEPGGDSAMLASGSKITMTQSAVVLENLISQFLYSKAADAGAGNAGGAGKPAEGGSGSK is encoded by the coding sequence ATGCGTAAGAGCCTCCTCGATTTCTGGGTTGGACTGTTTGTGCTGGTGGGCATCATCGCGCTGCTGTTCCTGGCGCTGAAGGCGGGCAACATGAGCTCGTTCTCGTTTGCCAAGACCTACCAGGTGCGCGCGGCGTTCGACAACATCGGCGGATTGAAGGTGCGCGCGCCGGTCAAGAGCGCGGGCGTGGTGGTGGGCCGCGTGTCGCAGATCCTGTTCGACGATAAGTCGTACCAGGCCACCGTCGTGCTCGACATGGACCAGCGCTACCAGTTTCCCAAGGACACCTCGGCCAAGATCCTGACCTCGGGTCTGCTCGGCGAGCAGTACGTCGGCCTGGAGCCGGGCGGCGATTCGGCCATGCTGGCCAGCGGCAGCAAGATCACCATGACGCAGTCGGCCGTGGTGCTGGAGAACCTGATCAGCCAGTTCCTCTACAGCAAGGCGGCGGACGCCGGCGCGGGCAATGCCGGCGGTGCCGGCAAGCCGGCCGAAGGTGGGAGTGGGAGTAAGTAA
- a CDS encoding MlaA family lipoprotein, giving the protein MMTTTSNRTLRGLALGMAAGAVLLAGCATGPNANPADPIEPFNREVFRINDDLDKAILKPVAQEYVDVVPSPARTAVSNFFSNAGDVYSAVNNLLQLKGTAALEDTMRVAINTVLGLGGLIDIASDAGLPKHKEDFGQTLGVWGVPAGAYIVWPLLGPSTVRDTAGFLVDWQMDPLTYFHNGAVTYPLAALRVVDTRANLLSASNLLEEAAVDKYTFMRDAYLQRRRYLIYDGNLPEESDGKNPPEGTEQGGTMSPYHRFTPNWPVFRR; this is encoded by the coding sequence ATCATGACAACAACATCGAATCGAACCCTGCGCGGCCTGGCGCTGGGCATGGCGGCCGGTGCCGTCCTGCTCGCGGGCTGCGCCACCGGGCCCAACGCGAATCCGGCCGACCCCATCGAGCCGTTCAATCGCGAAGTCTTCCGCATCAACGACGACCTCGACAAGGCCATTCTCAAGCCTGTCGCCCAGGAGTACGTCGACGTGGTGCCATCGCCGGCGCGTACGGCGGTGTCGAACTTCTTCTCCAACGCGGGCGACGTCTACTCGGCGGTCAACAACCTGCTGCAGCTGAAGGGGACGGCCGCGCTGGAAGACACCATGCGGGTGGCCATCAACACCGTGCTGGGCCTGGGCGGCCTGATCGATATCGCATCGGACGCCGGCCTGCCCAAGCACAAGGAAGACTTCGGCCAGACCCTGGGCGTCTGGGGCGTGCCGGCCGGCGCGTACATCGTCTGGCCGCTGCTGGGGCCGAGCACGGTGCGCGACACCGCGGGCTTCCTGGTCGACTGGCAGATGGATCCGCTGACGTACTTCCATAACGGTGCGGTCACCTATCCGCTGGCGGCCCTGCGCGTGGTCGATACGCGCGCAAACCTGCTGAGCGCAAGCAACCTGCTGGAAGAAGCGGCGGTCGACAAATACACCTTCATGCGCGATGCCTATCTGCAGCGTCGCCGCTACCTGATCTACGACGGCAACCTGCCCGAGGAGTCCGACGGCAAGAATCCGCCGGAGGGGACGGAGCAGGGCGGGACCATGTCGCCGTACCATCGCTTCACGCCCAACTGGCCGGTGTTCCGCCGCTGA
- a CDS encoding MlaC/ttg2D family ABC transporter substrate-binding protein, with translation MFKKLLHSLFAGLTFVTAVAAVPAHAQEADAQATVKTAVDDVLATIKGDPDLRGGNLQKVFQLVDQKIVPRADFKRTTQIAMGRFWSQATPEQQQQIQDGFKTLLIRTYAGALANVRNQTVAYKPFRAAADDTDVVVRSTVNNNGEPVALDYRVEKSPNGWKVYDINISGLWLSETYKNQFADVISKRGGVGGLVQFLDERNAQLAKGPAK, from the coding sequence ATGTTCAAGAAACTCCTCCATTCCCTGTTTGCCGGCCTGACCTTCGTGACCGCCGTGGCGGCCGTTCCGGCGCACGCGCAGGAGGCCGATGCCCAGGCGACCGTCAAGACGGCCGTGGACGACGTGCTCGCCACCATCAAGGGCGACCCGGATCTGCGCGGCGGCAACCTGCAAAAGGTCTTCCAATTGGTCGATCAGAAGATCGTGCCGCGTGCGGACTTCAAGCGCACCACGCAGATTGCGATGGGCCGCTTCTGGAGCCAGGCCACGCCGGAGCAGCAGCAGCAGATCCAGGACGGTTTCAAGACGCTGCTGATCCGTACCTACGCGGGCGCGCTGGCGAACGTGCGCAACCAGACGGTGGCGTACAAGCCGTTCCGTGCCGCAGCGGACGACACCGACGTGGTGGTGCGCTCGACGGTCAACAACAATGGCGAGCCGGTGGCGCTGGATTACCGCGTGGAAAAGTCCCCGAACGGCTGGAAGGTCTATGACATCAACATCAGCGGGCTGTGGCTGTCGGAGACCTACAAGAACCAGTTTGCCGACGTCATCAGCAAGCGCGGTGGCGTGGGCGGTCTGGTGCAGTTCCTGGACGAGCGCAACGCTCAACTGGCGAAGGGGCCGGCAAAGTAA
- a CDS encoding STAS domain-containing protein, which produces MLTLSGPLTHREAPRILREGEAQLSQASQAGTMAVRVDCAGLSQIDSSALAVLLSWQRTAQAAGIALDIAAAPEVLRNLATLYGVDALLAVAPATIASHHPARH; this is translated from the coding sequence ATGCTGACCCTGTCCGGCCCGCTGACTCACCGCGAAGCGCCGCGCATCCTGCGCGAGGGCGAGGCCCAGCTCAGCCAGGCGAGTCAGGCCGGCACCATGGCCGTACGAGTCGATTGCGCCGGTCTGTCGCAGATCGATTCCTCCGCGTTGGCGGTGCTGCTGTCGTGGCAGCGTACGGCGCAGGCTGCCGGCATCGCGTTGGATATCGCCGCGGCCCCCGAGGTGCTGCGCAATCTCGCCACGCTGTATGGTGTCGACGCCCTGCTGGCGGTCGCGCCGGCCACCATCGCATCCCATCACCCCGCACGACATTGA
- a CDS encoding ABC transporter ATP-binding protein, with the protein MKAIEIADVRKRYKSLQALKGVSLSVEQGEFFGLLGPNGAGKTTLISILAGLNRADSGQVRVLGHDVVSDYRMARRMLGVVPQELVFDPFFSVRETLRLQSGYFGLTRNDDWIDEVMANLDLTSKADANMRALSGGMKRRVLVAQALVHRPPVIVLDEPTAGVDVELRQTLWKFIARLNREGHTVVLTTHYLEEAESLCDRIAMLKFGEVVALDRTANLLSQFAGLQLVLSFAQGALPASLEGLRMPGNHGERGVRLRLSGYGEVEQILSTCRQAGCEIDDMEIAKADLEDVFVQVMRREGGMTAVPAIPDSALEPAA; encoded by the coding sequence ATGAAAGCCATCGAAATCGCTGACGTCCGCAAGCGCTACAAGTCGTTGCAAGCGCTCAAGGGCGTGAGCCTGTCCGTCGAGCAGGGCGAGTTTTTCGGCCTGCTGGGCCCCAACGGCGCGGGCAAGACCACGCTGATCTCCATCCTCGCCGGCCTGAATCGCGCCGATTCCGGCCAGGTGCGCGTGCTTGGCCACGATGTGGTGTCCGACTACCGGATGGCGCGCCGCATGCTGGGCGTGGTGCCGCAGGAGCTGGTGTTCGATCCGTTCTTCTCGGTACGCGAGACGCTGCGCCTGCAGTCGGGCTACTTCGGCCTGACCCGGAACGACGACTGGATCGACGAGGTCATGGCCAACCTCGACCTGACCTCCAAGGCGGACGCCAACATGCGCGCCCTGTCCGGCGGCATGAAGCGCCGCGTGCTGGTGGCGCAGGCGCTGGTGCATCGCCCGCCCGTGATCGTGCTCGACGAGCCGACTGCCGGCGTGGATGTCGAGTTGCGCCAGACGCTGTGGAAGTTCATCGCGCGCCTGAACCGCGAGGGCCACACCGTCGTGCTGACCACGCACTACCTGGAAGAGGCCGAGTCGCTGTGTGACCGCATCGCCATGCTCAAGTTCGGCGAGGTGGTGGCCCTGGACCGTACCGCGAACCTGCTGTCGCAGTTCGCCGGGCTGCAGCTCGTGCTGAGCTTCGCGCAGGGGGCGCTGCCGGCGTCGCTGGAAGGGCTGCGCATGCCGGGCAACCACGGTGAGCGTGGTGTGCGGCTGCGCCTGTCGGGCTACGGCGAGGTCGAGCAGATTCTCTCCACCTGCCGCCAGGCCGGCTGCGAGATCGACGACATGGAGATCGCCAAGGCCGACCTGGAAGACGTGTTCGTGCAGGTCATGCGGCGCGAGGGCGGCATGACCGCCGTGCCGGCGATTCCCGATTCCGCGCTGGAGCCTGCAGCATGA
- a CDS encoding ABC transporter permease: MSAIPQIQPGRWIGFRTLLYKEVLRFWKVSFQTVAAPVLTALLYLLIFGHVLEDHVQVFGQISYTAFLIPGLVMMSVLQNAFANSSSSLIQSKITGNLVFIMLPPLSDWEMFGAYVVASVIRGLAVGAGVLAVTAWFAHLHFAQPLWIIVFAILGAAVLGTLGLIAGIWAEKFDQLAAFQNFLIVPATFLAGVFYSIHSLPPFWQAVSHANPFFYMIDGFRYGFFGVSDVPVVISLGVMVSALVVVGGIALQMLRTGYKLRH; this comes from the coding sequence ATGAGCGCCATTCCGCAAATCCAGCCGGGCCGCTGGATCGGCTTTCGCACGCTGCTGTACAAGGAAGTGCTGCGCTTCTGGAAGGTCAGCTTCCAGACCGTGGCCGCGCCGGTGCTGACGGCGCTGCTGTACCTGCTGATCTTCGGCCATGTGCTGGAAGACCATGTGCAGGTGTTCGGCCAGATCAGCTACACCGCGTTCCTGATTCCCGGCCTGGTGATGATGAGCGTGCTGCAGAACGCGTTTGCCAACAGCTCGTCATCGCTGATCCAGTCCAAGATCACTGGCAACCTGGTGTTCATCATGCTGCCGCCGCTGTCGGACTGGGAGATGTTCGGCGCCTACGTGGTCGCCTCGGTGATCCGCGGGCTGGCGGTGGGCGCGGGCGTGCTTGCCGTGACGGCGTGGTTCGCCCATCTGCATTTCGCCCAGCCGCTGTGGATCATTGTCTTCGCCATCCTGGGCGCGGCCGTGCTCGGCACGCTGGGGCTGATCGCCGGCATCTGGGCCGAGAAGTTCGACCAGCTCGCGGCGTTCCAGAATTTCCTGATCGTGCCGGCCACCTTCCTGGCGGGCGTGTTCTATTCGATCCATTCGCTGCCGCCGTTCTGGCAGGCGGTGTCCCACGCCAACCCGTTCTTCTACATGATCGACGGCTTCCGCTACGGCTTCTTCGGCGTGTCCGACGTGCCGGTGGTGATCAGCCTCGGCGTGATGGTGAGCGCGCTGGTCGTGGTGGGGGGGATCGCCCTGCAGATGCTCCGCACGGGCTACAAGCTGCGCCATTGA
- a CDS encoding BolA family protein encodes MLPTPEQVKQYIEAGLPCDHLEVEGDGQHFFATIVSAQFEGKRLIQRHQLVYAALGDRMRAEIHALSMKTLTPAEWTS; translated from the coding sequence ATGTTGCCCACACCCGAACAAGTCAAGCAGTACATCGAAGCCGGTCTGCCGTGCGATCACCTCGAAGTCGAGGGCGACGGCCAGCACTTCTTCGCCACCATCGTCAGCGCGCAGTTCGAAGGCAAGCGTCTGATCCAGCGCCACCAACTTGTCTACGCGGCGCTGGGCGACCGCATGCGCGCGGAGATCCACGCCCTGTCCATGAAGACCCTGACCCCGGCAGAGTGGACGTCCTGA